In Miscanthus floridulus cultivar M001 chromosome 5, ASM1932011v1, whole genome shotgun sequence, one genomic interval encodes:
- the LOC136454322 gene encoding uncharacterized protein codes for MKRSEELEAKNDLLKKRTEELEAINDGLPKRNEKLQAKNDDLTKQNKELQAENEDLTKQNKELQARNAGLTKGNEEMEAKNDDDLHKNIMEILEIQTDAKRKDLLQFLGLYSIMDFPYPQLKSSDEALLSEGNKIEASSVVAAGSDPKIQIKALISQLLSLTQQVVSADSIQAKDAELANQKEEIKCEFS; via the exons ATGAAGCGGAGTGAGGAGCTGGAAGCTAAGAATGACTTACTGAAGAAGCGGACTGAGGAGCTGGAAGCCATTAATGATGGCCTGCCAAAGCGGAACGAGAAGCTGCAGGCCAAGAATGACGACCTAACGAAGCAGAACAAGGAGCTGCAGGCCGAGAATGAAGACCTAACTAAGCAGAACAAGGAGCTGCAGGCAAGGAACGCTGGCCTGACCAAGGGGAATgaggagatggaagccaagaatgATGATGATCTCCATAAGAAT ATTATGGAGATTCTGGAAATTCAGACTGATGCTAAGAGAAAGGACTTGCTGCAATTCTTAGGGCTGTATAGCATAATGGACTTTCCATATCCTCAGCTTAAGTCGTCTGATGAAG CCCTGTTGTCAGAAGGTAACAAGATCGAGGCTTCTTCCGTTGTGGCTGCTGGTTCAGATCCAAAAATCCAGATCAAAGCCTTAATTTCTCAATTGTTAAGCTTGACACAGCAGGTTGTGAGTGCTGACTCCATTCAAGCCAAGGATGCTGAACTTGCCAATCAAAAAGAAGAGATTAAGTGTGAGTTTTCCTAA